The genomic window AAAATGATTGAGCTCAAGATAAGCTTTTGCAATGTTTAGCTTTACTCTCAGTTCAAGAATAGGACTGGCAGGTTTGTGTAATTTAGACGCCTCTAGTCCCTTTTGCCCCGCTTCTAAGGCTGCCCCATAATTGCCTTCCTCCATCAAAACATGACTGATATTGCTATATCCATTGCTAACTATATTATATTTCTCTAATTTCTTTCCTAACCCAATGCAATTCTCCAGTGTCGCCTTGGCCTTCGCAAAATCCTTATTATATTCATAAAGCAAAAACAATACATTGTACTGATGTAATAGATCTGCTTCGTCTCCAAAACGGCTGCAAACTTCAACATAGGCTTCAATACTATTAAAAGCTTCCTCTGTATCACCAATACAATAATAGGAAGCAGCGTGATTTATATGGGCAGTTAAAATAGATTTAAAATCATTGCATTCTTTTCCGCTCTTCAGAAGATGATAGCATGCCTCAATCGTTTCCTTATATTTTCCCTCGGCCCTAAGTTTGGTTACTTTTTGCTGTAATAGCTTTAAATCTTCTTTCTCCATATTTCTGCTCCTTAGTATATGAGTATAAATATGTATAAGTTATTTCTTTATATGATGTATTAGATTATACCTCATAAACTAGAGTAGAGCCTGTTTTTTCCTTGTAAAAAAACTTTATTCACAAGAAAAAAGAGAAGTGATAATCACTCCTCTGCACTGGGCCGTTTTTAGAACATAATTTATTATAAAGCACCTAATATAAAATACAGGAGAAAGAAAAACGCAATAACATACATTGTTCCTGTAACTTCTTTTTTTCTGCCTGTTGCCCATTTTAAGATCGGGTAAGCAATAAAGCCAAAAGCAATTCCGTTAGCGATATTAAACGTTAGCGGCATGATGGCCAGCATTAAATAAGCCGGGAAAGCCTCTGTAAAATCGCTAAAAGGAATTTCTTTTATGGATTGGACCATAAGACATCCAACAATAATCAATACGGGTGCGATCGCGCTATTAGGAATCACTTTAAAAATCGGTGTGAGAAATAGTGCCGGTATAAACAGCAATCCAGTTGTTAATGAGGTTAAGCCAGTTCTACCACCCGCGGCAATACCTGTTGCGGACTCAGCAGCAGTCGTTGTTGGGCTGCAGCCAAATAGGCCCGCACCGATAACTGAAAAGGAATGCGCTTGAAAGGACTTGCGAAATTTCGATTTATCTGGGAGCATGCCAAGCTGGGCACCCATATTTTGAAAAATAATGACCATCGATAAAGAAAATACGGCTGTCCAAAAATGAAACGTTCCAATTTGGCTAAAATCAAAAGCTAAAAAAACCTCTTGATAGCCGTTAAATGAAAGTTGGAAATCACGCAACTTTGAAAAGTCGACAATACCAAATAAAGCTCCAATAACTGTCCCGATCAAAATTCCGATCAAAAAGTTCCCTTTAACATTTTTCTGAAACAAGGCCACAAGAATAAGCAGAGTAAGCAGGGTCGTTAAAGCATGGGGATCGCTAATTTTCGCCAGCGCTACAAAGGTTCCCTCATTTGCTACGATCACACCGCCATTTTTCAAACCTAGAAATGCTATAAATAAGCCAATCCCTGCCGTCATGGCATGAATCATAGACATCGGAATAGAATTTGATAAATAATCAGCAACTTTCGAAGTTGTCGTTATCACAAAAACAATTCCTGCAATAAGAACAACGGCTAAAGCCTGCTGCCAAGTTAGACCGAAAGATAACACAAGGGTAAATACAAAAAAGGCATTGTCCCCCATCCCTGGAACGATGATTAGTGGAGAATTTGCCCAAAAGGCTAATAACATACAGCCTATGAAGGAGCAAATCACCGTGGCAAGAGTGACCGCTTCATAAGGCATGCCGGCAATATTCAAAATCGCACCGTTCACAACTATGATATAGGCTACCGTAATAAATGAGGTCAGACCAGCAACCATCTCTGTCCGGACACTCGTATGTTCTTCTTGAAGGTGAAACCATTGATTCAATTGTTTTAACAAGAGTCAATCACTTCTTTCTAAAAAAAGCCAGTATTAAGAAAAGCGCAAGCGCCTTCGGAACAATCAAAGGACAATTGTTCCTGCGATGTTTATTCGCAGAAGCTTTCCTTTGTGCCCACCCCCGACTAGCACAAGACGAGCCTCACGGTAAGGTGAGCTCTACCTTTCAGGATTGGCTTGTGAGCTCGAGGTCGACAAAAACGCGACGTCCTGTCGCATTGTCGACACTAGTACGTCCTGTACGTTGGGGGTAGGCGCTGGAGCTAGACATTTCTCAAATTCGAGAAAAGTTATACTTTCTTATATTCTAAAAAAGCTGGATGTCTATCCGACCTCCAGCTTTCAATTATAATTTATATTGCTTAACGTTTTCCAACATCATAAGGTTCCCCTAATGCCTTCGGTGCACGTGCTTTTCCTGTAAAAACAAGAACAAGCAATGTCAGCAAATAAGGAAGCATGTAGAAAAACTCGGTTGGAACCTTAGCAGCAAACTCTAATATTTGGAATTGGTCCTTTACTGCCTGGGCTAATCCGAAGAATAAGGCAGCGAGCATCGCCCCTACAGGATGCCATTTTCCAAAAATAACAGCGGCAAGAGCAATATACCCTTGACCTGAAATCGTATTAAAGGCAAAGTTGCTGTTAGACGTCAGAACAATGGTCGCTCCGCCTAGAGCAGCAAGAGAACCGCTTAACAACACCGCAGTATAACGGATCCGGTTCACTTTAATTCCCGCTGTATCAGCAGCACTAGGATGCTCACCCACTGCACGCAGCCTCAGACCGCTTGGTGTCTTAAATAGTATTAAGAAAATAACAATAACTAATAGAATGGCAAGATAAGTTGTTGGATAGGCAGAAAAAATCACTTTCCCGATAAAAGGAATATCGCTTAAATAAGGAATCCTTATCTTATGAAAAACATTTGCTAACATTGGTGTTTCTGCTGAACCAAAGAAAATCATTTTCACAAAAAAGAAGGTTGTGCTTGCCGCAAGAATATTAATAACTACCCCGCTCACAACTTGATTGGCTTTATATTTAATCGTAGCAAGGGCATGAATAAGCGAGAAAATGACCGTAAAAACGAATGCCCCTACTAAGCCAATCCAAGGAGAAAGAGATCCTAATCCTGCCGTTTCGGCATAGTAAGCGATAATCGCTGAAAAGAAAGCACCTGATACCATGAATCCTTCAAGTCCAATATTAATGACACCTGATCGTTCTGATATGAGTCCTCCTAGTGCCGCAAAAATAAATGGTGTAGAAAAGACCAACATTCCACTAAGGAGATTTCCGATGACTTCCATATGCTACGCCTCCTTTTTAGACTTCTTTTTCACTGAAGGGAAGAATGTCTTCACAATTCCCGGTGCAGCAACGAAGAATATGATAAATCCAATGACCATACGAATAATTTCTCCAGGTACATTTGCCCCGAAGCTCATTCCTTGAGATCCGTAAGTGAGTGCCCCTACTAAAATACCAGATAGCAGTACACCAAGAGCGGTATTGCCGCCTAAAATAGCAACAGCGATTCCATCAAAGCCGATACCTGAAGTAGTTGAGCTAATGGCAACATATTTAAAGACGCCTAACACTTCAAAGGTGCCAATTAAACCGCCAAACACACCAGAAATAAACATCGCCCGGACAACGACATTCGGCACTTTCATCCCTGCATAAAATGCGGCATGCTGACTTTGGCCAACCGCGCGAAGCTCATAGCCCCACTTCGTTTTATTTAAATAAACAGAATAAAAGATAACAGCAGCAATCATAAGCACAAAGCCCCAATGCATCCTTGCGCCGCCCATCAATTGAGAAAGCCAGCTAATCTGAATGCTTGCAGATTCTTTAATCATTTCAGAGCGCTGTGTGCCTTCTTGCGCCATAAATAAACGAATAAAGAATTGGCTAATGTATAGGGCAATAAAGTTAAACATGATGGAAGTAATAACTTCATTAATCCCTCTTTTCGCCTTAATATATCCAATTAAAGCACCCCATAGTCCGCCAAGCAACGCACCAAATAACACCGATAATGTTGCATGTAAAAAAGGAGGAAGATTCAGCTGCGTCCCAATAATAAGCGCCCCTAGAGCCCCCATGACAATTTGCCCATCGACCCCGATATTAAACAATCCTGACCGAAAGGCGATTCCAACAGCTAAGCCGCTCATGACAAGCGGAATGATTGTCCGAATGGCTTCGCCAATATCGTAGCTGCTTCCAAAAATCTTTGTTACTAAAGATTGGTAAGCTAAGACAGGATCATAGCCGCCGATTAACATGATGATAGCACCAAGGAGTAAGCCCACAATAATGGCAACGAAAGGGATCAATAATGATTCACTTTTGAGTCCTTTATACAATTTATCCATTCATGCTCCCTCCTTCATGTTTTCCTGCCATCATTAAGCCTAATTCTTGGTCACTCGTTGTTTCAGGAGTCGTCTCGCCAACAATTTCACCATCGAATAATACGAGAATTCGGTCAGCTACATTGAGGATTTCTTCTAGCTCAAACGAGATGAGAAGCACCCCTTTCCCTTGATCGCGCTGGGAAATAAGCTGCTTATGTACAAACTCTATCGCGCCTACATCGAGACCACGTGTTGGCTGTGCGGCAATTAACACTTTTGGCTGTCTCTCAATTTCTCGGGCGATGATAATCTTTTGCTGATTTCCACCCGACATCGAGCGAACCTTCGTCTCAATTCCAGGTGTGCGAATATCAAATTCTTTCACTAACCGTGTAGATAATTCATCCATTGCCTTCTTATTAATAAATCCATTTGGACTCATCTCTTTTTGATAATACGTTTGCAGGATCGCATTTTCGCTAACGCTGAAATCAAGAATAAGTCCATGTTTATGCCGGTCCTCAGGAATATGCGATACACCTGCCTCGGAAATCGTGCGAGGCGATTGATTGACCATACTTTTGCCTTCTAAAAGAATGTCTCCAGATTGAATCGGTCGCATGCCTGTCAGAGCCTCGATTAACTCTGTTTGGCCATTCCCGTCTACACCTGCAATTCCGACAATTTCGCCCTCGCGCAGAGAAATGGAAAGATGGTTTATAGCGTTTCTTCCTTTCTCTCCAGCTACAACTAGATCTTTCACATCTAATAAAACATCTTTAGGAATAGCTTTTTGTTTCTCTGTTTTAAAATTAACAGCTTTTCCAACCATTTTTTCCGCTAATTCCTGCGGATTTGAATGGGCTACTTGCAGGCTTTCTATCACTTTTCCTCTTCGAATAATCGTACAAGCATCGGCAATTTCCATAATTTCCTTCAATTTATGGGTAATTAAAATAATGGACTTTCCTTCTGCTACAAGGCGTCTCATAATCTCAAGCAATTCACCGATTTCTTGAGGAGTCAGAACAGCGGTTGGTTCGTCAAAAATTAAAATATCAGCACCACGGTAAAGAGTTTTAATGATCTCGACACGCTGCTGCATCCCCACGCTAATGGACTCAATGGTTGCCATTGGATCCACATCAAGACCGTATTTTTCAGAGAGCTCTTTAACCTTCTTACTAGCCCCTTTAATATCAATCTTTGCGCCATTCTTCGGTTCCATCCCTAAAATGATATTTTCAGTTACCGTAAAGGGCTCAACGAGTTTAAAATGCTGATGGACCATTCCGATCCCCAGCTCAATCGCTTTATTGGGGTTATCCATGACGACAGGCTTGCCATTTACATAGATTTCGCCCTCATCAGGCTGATATAATCCAAATACAATGCTCATTAAGGTAGATTTCCCCGCACCATTTTCCCCTAGCAAGGCATGTATTTCGCCGCGTTTTAATTGAAAGCTGATGGAATCATTGGCAACCACTCCTGGAAAACGCTTCGTGATCCCCTTCAATTCGAGTACACTATCAGTCATTGTCAAACGGATACACTCCCTAAAAAATTTTGGGGCTGTCTATGACAGAGGCTGACCCTCTGCTTTTAAGACAACCCTAAAAATTGCTTTTATTTTTCAGGCACGACAATCTCACCATTAATAATTTTTTGGCGATATTCCTCTACCTTTTCAAGTACTTCTGGGGCTACGTTTTTATTAGAGGTTGGGGCGATATCCACACCATTCTCTTTTAAACCCATTAACGTCACTTTTCCGCCTGGGAAATTGTCTTCAGCTAAGCTTTTTGAAACTTGGTAAACGGCTTCATCAACCTTTTTAATCATTGAAGTTAATGTAACATCGTCTCCAAATGTTAAGCTTTGGTCTTTATCTACCCCAATAACCCAAACGTCCCCGCCTTTGCTTTTGCGTTCCTTTGCTTCATTAAAGACACCATTTCCTGTTAGCCCTGCCGCGTGGAAAATAATATCGGCGCCATCGTTATAAATCGTTGATGCTGCTGATTTCCCCATATCAACACGGTTGAATAAACCTGTATAGTTCACAATCAATTTCGCATCTGGATTAACAGCTTTAATTCCTTCTCTAAAACCAGCCTCAAAACGTTTGATGACCGGAATTTCCATCCCGCCGACAAAACCAATTTTATTTGTTTTTGTTGTCAGACCAGCAATTACCCCTACAAGGAATGCCCCTTCTTGTTCCTTAAATGCTACTGCTGCCACATTCGGCACAATGATATCCGAGTCAACGATCCCGAATTTAGCATCAGGATTCTCGTTAGCCAGCTGTGTAACCGCATCTGCCAGTGTAAAGGCTGTTGCCCAAGTTAAGTCATAACCGCCTTTAACAAATTGCAATAAGTTTGGCATAACATCAGCATCGGTTTTTGGCTCTAAGTATTTCACTTCAAATCCGTAGTCTTTATTTAATTTTTGCAGCGCTTCCCAAGCGCTTTGGTTAAATGATTTATCATTTACACTTCCTAAATCAGTAACCATCCCAACCTTTAGCTTTTTTACTCCCTCATTATTACCATTTTCTGTGCCATTATCGTTTGCATTATCCTTTTGTCCACATGCTGTAAGAACAAGGGTAAGAATTAATATTAATGGCAGGATTTTACCCATAACTTTTTTCATTTTACTTCCTCCTTTAGTTTTGAAAATACTCTCGATTATTTTGTCCAACTCATTGGTCTAAATCCAAAGTATTCTTCCCTTTTCAACAAATTTTTTATTTTAATTCCCATGGTATAATGTTCATTATCATTCAAAAAAAGCAGAAACAATGAACTGAAAGGTTGGATTTCTTTGATTACCAAAATCACAGACTGTGCCATTTTCTCAGATATTCCCGAGAATGAATTATCTAAAATCACTCCTTTATTTAAAGAGCGTCTTTTCAAAAAAAACCATGTTCTAATGTTTGAAAATGACCAAAGTGATGAGATTTATATCATTCGCTCAGGAATGGCAAAAGTCTGCCGTATACATGAAGGCAGGGAAATTGTCCTTGGTATAACAATGCCTGGAGATATTATTGGTGAGACAGAAGCACTTTCCAACGATCAACACCGGATCTCATCGATTGAAGCTATAGAGAATGTTTCAACCTGGCTTATTTCCAGGAATGATTTCTTAAATATTGTGGAAAAATACCCATCAGTCCTCAGAAAAGCCTATATGATTCTTGCCGAGAGGACCCGTGTCCTGAATCGGCTCGTTCGATATTTAACCTTCTATGATGTCCGCACGAAGGTTGCAAATTTACTCATTGATTTATTTTACAATTTTGGAAAACCGTGTGATAACGGTTACAAAATAGACCTGAAAGTAAATCAATCCTTACTAGCAAACATGCTTGGTGTGACAAGAGAATCCATCTCCAAAACCCTAGGTGATTTTCAAAATGAGGGCCTTATTGATGTACACGATAAGTATTTTTATCTCCTTGAAAAAGACAAACTAGAATTGATATGTAATGAAACTGAAGAGACCCCTTCACTTCGCAAGTGGAATTCTCTTTAGTCTAGCAGCAAATCAAATATAGCAAATGAGTAATAGTAATTCAGTTATGCGTTTAACGTTTTTTTTGTGAACTGGCTCACATTTTTGTCGTTACCCTTTTAACAGAACGCAAAATTTTATTATGTTATGATTTTTTGGAATCGCTTTCGAACGAAAGAATTTTGGAGGGAAGATATATGAGTTTTCATATCGAGGCAAAAGTTGGAGAAATTGCAGAATCCGTATTACTGCCAGGAGATCCGCTTCGTGCCAAATACATTGCTGAGACTTTTCTAGAAAATGCCGTTTGCTATAACCAAGTGAGAGGTATGCTCGGCTTCACTGGAACATATAAAGGGAAACGTGTTTCCGTACAAGGAACAGGGATGGGTATGCCATCAGCATCCATTTACATTCATGAATTAATTAAAGATTATGGCGCAAAGAATCTTGTTCGCATTGGCACTTGCGGAGCCATTCAAGAGGATGTAAAAATTCGTGATGTCATCATTGCTCAAGCGGCTGCAACAAACTCAGCAATTATCCGCAATGATTTTCCTGGATATGATTTTCCACAAATCGGGAATTTCGAATTAATAAAAAGCGCGTACGAAATTGGCGTTGAAAAGGGCCTTAATCTTCATGTGGGAAATGTTTTATCTTCTGATCTTTTCTATACAGACGATACGGAAACATTTTTAAAACTGGGAAAATTAGGTGTTTTTGCTGTTGAAATGGAAACGGCTGGACTTTATTATTTAGCAACCAAATTCGGCGTAAAAGCTTTATCTATTTTAACTGTAAGTGATCACATCATTACACACGAGCAAACAACAGCTCAAGAAAGACAAACCACCTTTAATGACATGATTGAAGTGGCTTTAGAGGCGGTAACAGTCTAAAATGTTTTAGAAATTTTTTTCTAAACCTTAACTCGACTGATTATTCTTAAACCAAAGCATATCGAGCCGTACATTAAGATTTTCGTACGGCTCTTAAATAAAACTGACACCCTCTTAGAAATCGTCTTCTATCTATATTGGCTTTACCCTTTCAACATAAGTAACTTTCTTCAGCTTTCTAATTTCTTTAAATCCATTATTTAAATAATAACCTAGAGAATATTTCGTACAATACGCGATTACTGTTTTTGACCCAAGCTTTGATACAAGCCTGTCCCTTTCAGCAAACAACAGCTTATAAATCCCACGCCCACGATAATTCCTTTTCACAAAATCTGTTCTGTATAAAATAACTTCGGGGTAAACCGTGTAACCAACTACACCAACGAGCTCATCCCCATTTTTAGCCGCAATCCAGCTTGTATTTTCTGTATACCCGATTTTCATTTTTGCTTGCTTAATATACGGAATGATTGGGGTGATTTCGCGGAAGGTCACTTGAGAAATTGTAATATCCATCATTCTCATCTCCTATTGCCAATAAATTCTCCCTTCTTAGAGCTTGTCTATTCCTAGCAAATGAATCGCCCTTTTTCAGTGTTTTATGACAACTTTACATATTCATATGGAAAATTGATATTGATTGATTGGATGACTTTACTTATTTAATAGTCCATTCATGCTTAAAAGAGCCTGATTTTATGGCAACTTGAGGGTTTTTGAATATGAGAGGCAAAAAATCTTCACGTATAGCTGTTCAATTAAAAAAGCAGTGCCATTTTTCTAATAGGCACTACTTTTTAAAGGATAGTATTCTACTTATTCATCTTAGCAAGGAAATCACCAAGCAGATCATCAAGGTCGAAATCGGTTTCTGGAGTCTCATCCACCCTATCCGGCTCCTGATTTTCCTTGGCAGTTTCCCAATCAAACGCCATTAAGTCATCGTCCATTGCTTCTTCTAAAGCTGCTGCTGATTCCTGTTCATATGTTGAAAGATTAGCCTTTTCCTCATCTACATTAGAAATCTCGGGCCCTTCTTGCAAATACAATGCCTCATTGATATCGACAGATTTGCTATTCATGGATGCCAATAATGAGGTTGACCGAACAGGATCGATTAACAGCTGATAAATAATATTGCCTATGAGGGCTTCGGAATGCTCATGCTTTAACCAATCTCGCTGGGATTTACTTAATCGCTGAGGAAGAGGAATGGTGATCGTTTCCCTTTCTTGGGAGTATGATTTTCCAACTCCCTCTAGAACAAACTCAGCCATTTTGCTTGAGAAATTTCTTCGTTCCGTTTCCTTAAGCTTTTGCAGATGCTTTAATAAGTGGTCAGGTGTATCTGAGGGGACACGAAAGGATATCGCTTGCCCCCTTTTAATCGTACCTGATTTTGATTTTTCCATAGAATCACCTTAGCCCTTCACAGGCGCTTTGACCGCTTTTACCTTCTCCATTTTTCTTTCATAGTCCTTAATTAATTTATAATAGGCATTGGCCATCATCCAAATGCTCTCTTTTTCATTTTCAAAAAAATCAATGTTATACCCATCTAGATTATTGTTTATTGTTTTTATATATTCCTTGAGTACATTCGCCCCGCCGCCGACAAAATAACAGATCTCTGTCTGCGAGTTTTTTTGCCACACATTCCGCAATAAACGATACTGCTTCTTAGCCAAATCAAGCAGGATTCGATCTGTAATGTCATGGACACTTGTCCGGCTTCCTTTTACCATAATATGATTGCGGTCATTTTTCTTCGTTATAATTTCAACCACATCTCTGCGGCTGTCGAGTTCAATGCCATGCTTCGATCTTATTTCTTCTCTAATGGCTTCTAGTGATTCGGACACACCAAGATTAAACCCTTGAGCCTTATCATCATCAACATTTCGGTTCTTAATAACCGCAATATCGGTAGACAAACCCCCGATATCCTGGATAATAATTCTTTTGTCAATAAGATCCTTATTAATAACTTTCAAGTCATTATCCATGACTAGATTAATATAAGCAGCAAATCCTTCAGGATAAACCTTAATCTCATCGAACCTTAAATTTACCTTTAATCCTTGGTATTTAGGCGTCACAAGAAATTCCACCTGATGGACAGACCCTATTAATTTCGAACGGTATCCGGCATCCTTTCCCTCCTTAACCTCACGAAGAGGGAGTCCCGTTCCGAGTGTATAGGCAGCATCAATGATATTTTTTGTCCGCTGGAAGACATCTTTGTTTTCTGACCTTACTGCATCTAAAGCCAGTGTTGCAAAAAGCATAATTAATGTTTGATCTTCCTCTGATTTACTGCTCCCAGGGTCAAGCTCTGATGCGCTGTTGCTTTTAGTTGCCAAGTTTCCAACCCGGTAAATGACGTTATTCTCCTTTAAAGCAGGTGAATGGACCTTTATATGTATGCCATCAAGCGGGTTTTTCTGATCCAGCTCTTCGATTCCTATAATAGGACGATCCTCTGTGTCCCTAGCAATAATATTAGGAATATTTAATTCGTACTCTAATTCCCCGAAAATAGCCTTAACCGAGTCATTTCCAACATCAATAGCTGCAATTCTGGATCTAGTCATTTCATCTTCATCCCTTTTCTATTTAATTGTTTTATATGTATTAAGCAGTTTCTACTTTTAAGGTTAAGGGGTATGATTGAAATCTTCAATGGACGCAGCCGAAATAAAATACAACTGTAAATCAGTAAACATCTTGTAAACTAAGTGATTTTCTGTAAACAATTATGTATACTTGTGTAACAAATTTGTATACCTATTGCCACTAAAGGATGTATACGAATTTGTAAACAAGTAAACGTGTTTGTGCACGAACTGTTTACAATTTGTATACAAGTAAACAGCCAATAAATGATACTAGCAAGATTCATTTTTAGTTTATTCTTTGCCACTAGTTTGAAACTTCCACCCTCTCATTCCTTATGTAAAAAGAAATCAGATCCTGCATCTTGAATGATTTTAATTAAAAAGGAGATATGTTTCATGGGAAAATTACAATTTCTATATCAACTTAAGCTCATCCCATCGTTATTGGATGAAGACAATTGGACTGACAAGGAGCATAACATTGTTCAGGAGCATTTTGAGGTGTTACAAAGCTTAGAAAAGGAAGGGAAGCTTATAATGGCAGGCAGAACATTAGATACTGACCCATTAGGGCTAGTTATTTTGGAAGTAGATACGGAAGATGAAGCAATAGAGCTTATGGAAAATGATCCTGCTGTTAAGGAAGGAATTATGGAAGCAAAGCTTTCCCCTTATCGATTGGCCATACTAAGGA from Bacillus sp. DTU_2020_1000418_1_SI_GHA_SEK_038 includes these protein-coding regions:
- a CDS encoding NCS2 family permease, with protein sequence MLKQLNQWFHLQEEHTSVRTEMVAGLTSFITVAYIIVVNGAILNIAGMPYEAVTLATVICSFIGCMLLAFWANSPLIIVPGMGDNAFFVFTLVLSFGLTWQQALAVVLIAGIVFVITTTSKVADYLSNSIPMSMIHAMTAGIGLFIAFLGLKNGGVIVANEGTFVALAKISDPHALTTLLTLLILVALFQKNVKGNFLIGILIGTVIGALFGIVDFSKLRDFQLSFNGYQEVFLAFDFSQIGTFHFWTAVFSLSMVIIFQNMGAQLGMLPDKSKFRKSFQAHSFSVIGAGLFGCSPTTTAAESATGIAAGGRTGLTSLTTGLLFIPALFLTPIFKVIPNSAIAPVLIIVGCLMVQSIKEIPFSDFTEAFPAYLMLAIMPLTFNIANGIAFGFIAYPILKWATGRKKEVTGTMYVIAFFFLLYFILGAL
- a CDS encoding ABC transporter permease — encoded protein: MEVIGNLLSGMLVFSTPFIFAALGGLISERSGVINIGLEGFMVSGAFFSAIIAYYAETAGLGSLSPWIGLVGAFVFTVIFSLIHALATIKYKANQVVSGVVINILAASTTFFFVKMIFFGSAETPMLANVFHKIRIPYLSDIPFIGKVIFSAYPTTYLAILLVIVIFLILFKTPSGLRLRAVGEHPSAADTAGIKVNRIRYTAVLLSGSLAALGGATIVLTSNSNFAFNTISGQGYIALAAVIFGKWHPVGAMLAALFFGLAQAVKDQFQILEFAAKVPTEFFYMLPYLLTLLVLVFTGKARAPKALGEPYDVGKR
- a CDS encoding ABC transporter permease codes for the protein MDKLYKGLKSESLLIPFVAIIVGLLLGAIIMLIGGYDPVLAYQSLVTKIFGSSYDIGEAIRTIIPLVMSGLAVGIAFRSGLFNIGVDGQIVMGALGALIIGTQLNLPPFLHATLSVLFGALLGGLWGALIGYIKAKRGINEVITSIMFNFIALYISQFFIRLFMAQEGTQRSEMIKESASIQISWLSQLMGGARMHWGFVLMIAAVIFYSVYLNKTKWGYELRAVGQSQHAAFYAGMKVPNVVVRAMFISGVFGGLIGTFEVLGVFKYVAISSTTSGIGFDGIAVAILGGNTALGVLLSGILVGALTYGSQGMSFGANVPGEIIRMVIGFIIFFVAAPGIVKTFFPSVKKKSKKEA
- a CDS encoding ABC transporter ATP-binding protein, giving the protein MTDSVLELKGITKRFPGVVANDSISFQLKRGEIHALLGENGAGKSTLMSIVFGLYQPDEGEIYVNGKPVVMDNPNKAIELGIGMVHQHFKLVEPFTVTENIILGMEPKNGAKIDIKGASKKVKELSEKYGLDVDPMATIESISVGMQQRVEIIKTLYRGADILIFDEPTAVLTPQEIGELLEIMRRLVAEGKSIILITHKLKEIMEIADACTIIRRGKVIESLQVAHSNPQELAEKMVGKAVNFKTEKQKAIPKDVLLDVKDLVVAGEKGRNAINHLSISLREGEIVGIAGVDGNGQTELIEALTGMRPIQSGDILLEGKSMVNQSPRTISEAGVSHIPEDRHKHGLILDFSVSENAILQTYYQKEMSPNGFINKKAMDELSTRLVKEFDIRTPGIETKVRSMSGGNQQKIIIAREIERQPKVLIAAQPTRGLDVGAIEFVHKQLISQRDQGKGVLLISFELEEILNVADRILVLFDGEIVGETTPETTSDQELGLMMAGKHEGGSMNG
- a CDS encoding BMP family ABC transporter substrate-binding protein → MKKVMGKILPLILILTLVLTACGQKDNANDNGTENGNNEGVKKLKVGMVTDLGSVNDKSFNQSAWEALQKLNKDYGFEVKYLEPKTDADVMPNLLQFVKGGYDLTWATAFTLADAVTQLANENPDAKFGIVDSDIIVPNVAAVAFKEQEGAFLVGVIAGLTTKTNKIGFVGGMEIPVIKRFEAGFREGIKAVNPDAKLIVNYTGLFNRVDMGKSAASTIYNDGADIIFHAAGLTGNGVFNEAKERKSKGGDVWVIGVDKDQSLTFGDDVTLTSMIKKVDEAVYQVSKSLAEDNFPGGKVTLMGLKENGVDIAPTSNKNVAPEVLEKVEEYRQKIINGEIVVPEK
- a CDS encoding Crp/Fnr family transcriptional regulator, translating into MITKITDCAIFSDIPENELSKITPLFKERLFKKNHVLMFENDQSDEIYIIRSGMAKVCRIHEGREIVLGITMPGDIIGETEALSNDQHRISSIEAIENVSTWLISRNDFLNIVEKYPSVLRKAYMILAERTRVLNRLVRYLTFYDVRTKVANLLIDLFYNFGKPCDNGYKIDLKVNQSLLANMLGVTRESISKTLGDFQNEGLIDVHDKYFYLLEKDKLELICNETEETPSLRKWNSL
- the deoD gene encoding purine-nucleoside phosphorylase, whose translation is MSFHIEAKVGEIAESVLLPGDPLRAKYIAETFLENAVCYNQVRGMLGFTGTYKGKRVSVQGTGMGMPSASIYIHELIKDYGAKNLVRIGTCGAIQEDVKIRDVIIAQAAATNSAIIRNDFPGYDFPQIGNFELIKSAYEIGVEKGLNLHVGNVLSSDLFYTDDTETFLKLGKLGVFAVEMETAGLYYLATKFGVKALSILTVSDHIITHEQTTAQERQTTFNDMIEVALEAVTV
- a CDS encoding GNAT family N-acetyltransferase, which codes for MMDITISQVTFREITPIIPYIKQAKMKIGYTENTSWIAAKNGDELVGVVGYTVYPEVILYRTDFVKRNYRGRGIYKLLFAERDRLVSKLGSKTVIAYCTKYSLGYYLNNGFKEIRKLKKVTYVERVKPI
- a CDS encoding ParM/StbA family protein — encoded protein: MTRSRIAAIDVGNDSVKAIFGELEYELNIPNIIARDTEDRPIIGIEELDQKNPLDGIHIKVHSPALKENNVIYRVGNLATKSNSASELDPGSSKSEEDQTLIMLFATLALDAVRSENKDVFQRTKNIIDAAYTLGTGLPLREVKEGKDAGYRSKLIGSVHQVEFLVTPKYQGLKVNLRFDEIKVYPEGFAAYINLVMDNDLKVINKDLIDKRIIIQDIGGLSTDIAVIKNRNVDDDKAQGFNLGVSESLEAIREEIRSKHGIELDSRRDVVEIITKKNDRNHIMVKGSRTSVHDITDRILLDLAKKQYRLLRNVWQKNSQTEICYFVGGGANVLKEYIKTINNNLDGYNIDFFENEKESIWMMANAYYKLIKDYERKMEKVKAVKAPVKG
- a CDS encoding YciI family protein, with translation MGKLQFLYQLKLIPSLLDEDNWTDKEHNIVQEHFEVLQSLEKEGKLIMAGRTLDTDPLGLVILEVDTEDEAIELMENDPAVKEGIMEAKLSPYRLAILRK